The Tumebacillus amylolyticus DNA segment TGGGTGCAGTGGCCGTCGCTTCGAACACACCTTTTGTCGAAGGGGTGCATGTTAACTTTTCCATCGACCAAAATTTGCGCCTCATCGAGGATGGGGTGGACAAAGACGGCATCCCTGCCAATACCGGGGATGGCGTTGTCTACGGAGACACCGTGGATGTGCTGTCGGAGTGCGACATCCCGATCATCGTCGGCGTCGGCGATATCGGAAAGATGCAGGGCAAAGACCATTTTATGAAGGGCGCACCGGTGACCAAAGCGGCCTTTTTAGAAATCTTGAAACGGAGTGGATATGAAAATGCCACAGATCCTCAATAACGTGGACATCCCACCGTCCGATCAGGAGTTGCCGCTCGAGAAACGCTTGTCGGAGAACTTGAAGTTCTTCGAGCGGGTGCTCGGGATCGGACAGAGTTTTGATATGGTCAAGCGCGAAGTGACATTTGGGGGACACGATATGTGTCTCCTGTATGTCAATGGCTTCGTCAAGGATGACATTCTCGACGAGCTCTTGCGCAACCTCTCAACGTTAAAACGGGAACAGTTGGCTGTCGATACGTATGACAAACTGTTCAGGACGTTCCTGCCGCATATCCAAGTCGATAAAGTCGACAAAACGAACAAGATCATCACGGCGATTCTCTCCGGTCAGACGTGCCTCTTGATCGACGGATACGACGGGGCGTTCTTGATCGACGCCCGCAGCTATCCGGCTCGAACACCGAGTGAGCCGGAGTTGGAGCGCGTCGTACGCGGTTCTCGTGACGGCTTTGTCGAGACGATGGTGCAAAACTGCGTCCTTACGCGCCGCCGAATTCGCGACCCGCGTCTGCGCATGGAGACGTTGCAAATCGGGGCACGCTCCAAAACGGACGTCTGCGTGGCCTTTTTGCAGGACGTCGCCGACCTGGAG contains these protein-coding regions:
- a CDS encoding stage V sporulation protein AE — protein: MAQHQGTGKRKVIVVTDGDQVARRAVEEAAQQVGCRVISRSSGNPTPLDGEQIVRLVQHAKHDPVVVMFDDNGNGDFGYGEQAIQYLTNHPEIEVLGAVAVASNTPFVEGVHVNFSIDQNLRLIEDGVDKDGIPANTGDGVVYGDTVDVLSECDIPIIVGVGDIGKMQGKDHFMKGAPVTKAAFLEILKRSGYENATDPQ